GACCTCGCCGCTGGCGCGCTGCACCAGCTCCGGCGTTTCCCAACGCGAACCCTGGCTCCAGACCTTGGCCTCCAGCCAGTCGAACACCGGCTGCAGCTCGCCACGGGCGATGCCGGCGTCCAGGCCCGGGATCTCCTTGCGCATGGTGGCAAACCACTGGGCCGCATACATCGCGCCCAGGGTGTAGCAGGGGAAGTAGCCGATCAAGCCTTCCGGCCAGTGCACATCCTGCATGCAACCGTTGCGGTAATTGCCCTCGGTGTTGATGCCCAGCAGTTCCTGCATCTTGGCGTTCCACAGCGCCGGGATGTCCTCGCACTCGATCTCGCCCTCGACCAGGGCGCGCTCGATCTCATAGCGCAGGATCACATGGCAGGGATAGGTCACCTCGTCGGCGTCCACGCGGATGAAGCCGGGCTTCACGCGCGTGAGCAGCTTGTGCAGGTTCTCCGGCTCCCAGGCCGGCTGGGCGCCCAGGTGCTTCATCAGCAAGGGCGAGAGTTGCTGCGCGAAACCGGGATGGCTGCCCAGCTGCATCTCAAAGCTCAGCGACTGGCTTTCGTGCAGGCCCATGGAGCGCGCATTGGCGATCGGCAGGCCCAGCCACTCGCGCGGCAGACGCTGCTCGTAGCGGCCGTGGCCGGTCTCGTGGATCACGCCCATCAGCGCCGGCAGCGCGTCGTCCTCGCTGTAGCGGGTGGTCATGCGCACGTCCTCGGGCACGCCGCCGCAGAACGGGTGGGCCGACTCATCCAGGCGCCCGGCCTCGAAGTCGAAGCTCATCAGCTTCATGGCCGCCAGGCCCAGCTCGCGCTGTGCAGCCTTGGGGAAGGGGCCGACCGGCTGGATCACCGTCTCGTTCGCCTGGCGTGCGCGCACGCCCTGAATCAGACCCGGCAACCATTGGCGCAGATCGCCGAACACGCGGTCGATCTCGGCGCTGCGCATGCCCGGCTCGTACTGGTCCAGCAGGGCGTCGTACTTGGACAGGCCAGTGGCCTGGCTCAGATAGCCGGCGGCCTCGCGCGTCAGCGCCACCACCTCTTTCAGATTGGGCAGATGCCCCACCCAGTCATTGGCCTTGCGCTGCTCGCGCCAGGCATGGCCCGAGCGCGAGGCGGCCAGGCTCTGCTTCTCCACCAGGGCCTGAGGCAGCGCATTGCTGGCGCGCCAAGTGCGCTGCATCTCGCGCAGCGAGGCACGCTCGAAGTCAGCCAGCGGCTCGGCCGCCGCCCGCTCCAGCAGACCCTTCAGCTCCGGCGCCGTGGCCAGCTCATGCAGCAGCCCGCCCATCTCGGCCATGGCCGCGGCGCGTGCCTCATTACCCTTGGCCGGCATGAAACTCTGCTGGTCCCAAGACGCGATGGATTGCAAATGCCCCAGGCGGTGCAGGCGCTGGTAGCGGCGGGCGAGGTCGGCGTAGGCGGTCGAGGTGTTCATCAAATCTCCCATCAAGAAGGGGCGAATTCTCCAGGCCACAGCCAAAGCAGGGCGGAAGTCATCAGCAAATAGCGCAGGAATTTGCCCACGGCCATATAGGCCAGGCAGGGCCAGAAGGGCAGGCGCAACCAGCCCGCCACCGCGCAAAGCGGGTCACCCACCAGGGGCAACCAAGAGAGCACGCAGGTCTTGGCGCCGAAGCGCTGCATCAACTGCAGCAAGCG
Above is a window of Inhella inkyongensis DNA encoding:
- a CDS encoding carboxypeptidase M32, with protein sequence MNTSTAYADLARRYQRLHRLGHLQSIASWDQQSFMPAKGNEARAAAMAEMGGLLHELATAPELKGLLERAAAEPLADFERASLREMQRTWRASNALPQALVEKQSLAASRSGHAWREQRKANDWVGHLPNLKEVVALTREAAGYLSQATGLSKYDALLDQYEPGMRSAEIDRVFGDLRQWLPGLIQGVRARQANETVIQPVGPFPKAAQRELGLAAMKLMSFDFEAGRLDESAHPFCGGVPEDVRMTTRYSEDDALPALMGVIHETGHGRYEQRLPREWLGLPIANARSMGLHESQSLSFEMQLGSHPGFAQQLSPLLMKHLGAQPAWEPENLHKLLTRVKPGFIRVDADEVTYPCHVILRYEIERALVEGEIECEDIPALWNAKMQELLGINTEGNYRNGCMQDVHWPEGLIGYFPCYTLGAMYAAQWFATMRKEIPGLDAGIARGELQPVFDWLEAKVWSQGSRWETPELVQRASGEVLNPAHFQAHLRARYLG